The following are encoded together in the Iodobacter fluviatilis genome:
- a CDS encoding putative selenate ABC transporter substrate-binding protein, producing MRPLGSYLAFVGRVQPAAFTHLKLGGLHPPYSAHIKIFENTTMKLRSIALVASLLAAGFCQAEEVLRVSAIPDESPTELQRKFTPLGKYLEAELGMKVQFVPVTDYAAVVEALAGKRIDLAWLGGFTFVQANKRGKVTPLVQREEDARFTSKLITARSDINSLNDLKGKTFAFGSASSTSGHLMPRYFIEQKGIDPDKDFKGLPAYSGTHDATVAWVASGKVDAGALNASVWDKLVEQKKVDPSKVRVFYTTPPFFDYNWTIRSDLDAGIAAKLKAAFLKLDAKNPAHKEVLDLQRASRFIPTSAENYKAIEESAKKVDLIK from the coding sequence ATGAGACCACTGGGAAGTTATTTAGCTTTTGTAGGGCGGGTGCAACCCGCCGCTTTTACGCATTTAAAACTTGGCGGGTTGCACCCGCCCTACTCAGCTCATATCAAAATATTCGAGAACACCACCATGAAGCTACGCTCCATCGCCCTTGTGGCCTCCTTATTAGCCGCTGGCTTTTGCCAGGCAGAGGAAGTATTAAGAGTCTCAGCGATTCCTGATGAATCGCCTACCGAACTACAACGCAAATTCACCCCACTGGGTAAATATCTGGAAGCCGAGCTGGGCATGAAAGTGCAATTTGTGCCGGTAACAGATTACGCCGCCGTAGTAGAAGCCCTCGCTGGCAAGCGTATTGATTTGGCTTGGCTGGGCGGCTTTACCTTTGTACAAGCCAATAAACGCGGCAAGGTTACGCCGCTGGTACAGCGTGAAGAAGACGCGCGTTTCACCAGTAAATTGATTACCGCCCGCAGCGATATCAATAGCCTGAATGATCTAAAAGGCAAAACCTTTGCCTTTGGCTCGGCGTCCAGCACCTCTGGCCACCTGATGCCGCGCTACTTTATTGAGCAAAAAGGCATCGATCCTGATAAAGATTTCAAAGGTTTGCCAGCGTATTCCGGCACCCACGATGCAACGGTGGCTTGGGTGGCTTCGGGCAAGGTAGACGCAGGTGCATTGAATGCTTCGGTTTGGGATAAATTGGTCGAGCAAAAGAAAGTAGACCCAAGCAAAGTGCGCGTGTTCTACACCACGCCACCGTTCTTTGATTACAACTGGACCATCCGCTCTGATCTGGATGCTGGCATCGCAGCCAAGCTGAAAGCGGCTTTCTTAAAGCTTGATGCTAAAAACCCAGCGCATAAAGAAGTGCTCGATCTACAACGCGCCAGCCGCTTTATCCCAACCTCCGCCGAGAATTACAAAGCGATTGAAGAATCAGCTAAGAAAGTGGATTTGATTAAGTAA
- the lgt gene encoding prolipoprotein diacylglyceryl transferase, producing MLIHPQFDPIAIHLGPVGIHWYGLMYLIGFMLFLFMGRMRAKQSNTWKPEELDDLLFYGVLGVILGGRLGYVLFYKPDFYFSHPLDILKVWEGGMAFHGGFLGVLVAMWVFGRKTGRSFFQVTDFIAPLVPLGLAAGRLGNFINGELWGRVTSQDMPFAMIFPQAHDGLPRHPSQLYQFALEGIVLFALLWFYSAKPRRTGQVSALFLLGYGVFRFIAEFAREPDDFLGYLAMHLSMGQLLSLPMILIGAHLFWWSSKKTRNT from the coding sequence ATGCTAATTCATCCGCAATTTGACCCAATTGCCATCCATCTAGGCCCTGTGGGTATCCACTGGTACGGGCTGATGTATTTGATCGGTTTTATGCTGTTTTTGTTTATGGGCCGCATGCGCGCCAAACAATCAAACACATGGAAGCCAGAAGAGCTAGACGATCTTTTATTTTATGGCGTGCTAGGGGTGATTCTTGGTGGGCGGCTGGGTTATGTACTGTTTTATAAGCCAGACTTTTACTTCTCGCACCCACTGGATATCCTTAAAGTTTGGGAAGGCGGCATGGCGTTTCATGGCGGCTTTTTGGGCGTATTGGTGGCGATGTGGGTATTTGGCCGCAAAACGGGCCGCAGCTTCTTTCAAGTGACTGACTTTATTGCACCACTGGTGCCGCTGGGCTTAGCCGCTGGCCGCTTAGGTAACTTTATTAATGGCGAGCTGTGGGGCCGTGTGACGTCGCAAGATATGCCTTTTGCGATGATTTTTCCGCAGGCGCATGACGGGCTGCCGCGCCACCCTTCGCAGCTGTATCAGTTTGCCCTAGAAGGCATCGTCTTATTTGCCCTGCTTTGGTTTTATTCCGCCAAACCACGCCGTACCGGCCAAGTGTCTGCACTGTTTTTATTAGGCTACGGCGTATTTCGCTTTATCGCCGAATTTGCCCGCGAGCCCGATGATTTCCTTGGCTACTTAGCCATGCATCTTTCTATGGGGCAATTGCTTAGCCTGCCAATGATTCTGATTGGCGCGCATTTGTTTTGGTGGAGCAGCAAAAAAACACGTAATACATAA
- the ilvD gene encoding dihydroxy-acid dehydratase has protein sequence MPVYRSRTTTHGRNMAGARALWRATGMKDGDFDKPIIAIANSFTQFVPGHVHLHNLGQLVAREIEKAGGIAKEFNTIAVDDGIAMGHSGMLYSLPSRDLIADSVEYMVNAHCADAIVCISNCDKITPGMLMAALRLNVPVIFVSGGPMEAGKVDWKGGVRKLDLVDAMVEAADSSVSDEEVAAVERSACPTCGSCSGMFTANSMNCLTEALGLSLPGNGSMLATHGDRKQLFLQAGRTIVEIAKRYYEQDDDSVLPRSIATKAAFENAMSLDVAMGGSTNTVLHLLAAAFEAEVDFTMQDIDRVSRGVPCLAKVAPATQKYHMEDVHRAGGVMALLGELNRAGLIHADAKTVHAPTMGEALAKWDISVNAKDSEAHRFFSAAPGGVATTIAFSQSMRWPELDLDRENGCIRSKEYAYSTDGGLAVLSGNIAPLGCIVKTAGVDDSILKYTGRARVFESQDDAVASILADQIVAGDIVVIRYEGPKGGPGMQEMLYPTSYLKSKGLGKACALLTDGRFSGGTSGLSIGHVSPEAADGGLIGLVHEGDTIEIDIPQRSIRLRVDDATLEERRVEMEARGKNAWKPVDRQRYISPALRAYAAMTTSAHTGAVRDVSQVERKG, from the coding sequence ATGCCCGTCTATCGCTCCCGTACTACCACGCATGGCCGTAATATGGCTGGTGCTCGCGCCCTGTGGCGTGCAACTGGCATGAAAGATGGTGATTTTGATAAACCGATTATTGCCATTGCCAATTCGTTTACCCAATTTGTGCCGGGCCATGTGCATTTGCATAACCTTGGTCAGCTGGTTGCCAGAGAAATCGAAAAAGCGGGCGGTATCGCCAAAGAATTCAACACCATTGCCGTGGATGACGGCATTGCCATGGGGCATTCGGGCATGCTCTATAGCCTGCCCAGCCGTGATTTGATCGCCGATTCGGTTGAATATATGGTCAACGCCCATTGTGCCGATGCGATTGTGTGTATCTCCAATTGCGACAAAATCACCCCCGGCATGTTGATGGCTGCGCTGCGCCTGAATGTTCCGGTGATTTTTGTTTCCGGCGGGCCAATGGAAGCGGGCAAGGTAGATTGGAAAGGTGGCGTGCGTAAGCTAGATCTGGTCGATGCCATGGTTGAAGCAGCGGACAGCAGCGTCAGCGATGAAGAAGTCGCCGCCGTAGAGCGCTCTGCCTGCCCAACCTGCGGCTCTTGCTCGGGCATGTTTACCGCTAATTCGATGAATTGCTTAACCGAAGCTTTGGGCTTGTCCTTGCCGGGCAATGGCTCGATGCTGGCTACGCATGGCGATCGTAAGCAATTATTCCTGCAAGCGGGCCGCACTATTGTTGAAATTGCCAAGCGTTATTACGAGCAAGATGATGATTCGGTCTTGCCGCGCAGCATTGCCACCAAGGCCGCTTTTGAAAACGCCATGAGCTTAGATGTGGCGATGGGCGGCTCGACTAATACCGTCTTGCACCTGCTGGCTGCTGCGTTTGAGGCTGAAGTCGACTTCACCATGCAAGATATCGACCGCGTTTCCCGTGGCGTGCCGTGCTTGGCTAAAGTCGCGCCCGCTACGCAAAAATATCATATGGAAGACGTGCACCGTGCCGGTGGTGTGATGGCGCTATTGGGCGAGCTAAACCGTGCGGGTCTGATCCACGCCGATGCTAAAACAGTGCACGCGCCGACTATGGGTGAAGCGTTGGCGAAGTGGGACATTAGCGTTAATGCCAAAGACAGCGAAGCGCATCGCTTCTTTAGTGCAGCACCTGGCGGCGTGGCTACGACTATTGCGTTTAGCCAATCGATGCGCTGGCCAGAGCTGGATTTAGACCGCGAAAATGGCTGCATCCGCAGCAAAGAATACGCTTATAGCACCGACGGTGGCCTTGCCGTGTTGTCAGGCAATATCGCGCCGCTTGGCTGTATTGTTAAAACAGCGGGTGTGGATGATTCCATCCTTAAATACACCGGCCGCGCCCGTGTATTTGAATCGCAAGACGACGCGGTTGCCAGCATTCTGGCCGACCAAATCGTAGCGGGCGATATTGTGGTGATTCGCTACGAAGGCCCGAAAGGCGGCCCCGGCATGCAAGAAATGCTCTATCCAACTAGCTATTTAAAATCCAAAGGCTTGGGCAAAGCGTGTGCGCTGCTAACCGATGGGCGCTTCTCTGGCGGCACTTCTGGCTTATCGATTGGCCACGTCAGCCCAGAAGCGGCCGATGGCGGCTTGATTGGCCTTGTGCACGAGGGCGACACGATTGAAATCGACATCCCACAGCGCAGTATTCGCCTTCGCGTCGATGACGCAACGCTGGAAGAGCGCCGAGTAGAAATGGAAGCCCGTGGTAAAAACGCATGGAAACCAGTTGATCGCCAACGCTATATCTCACCAGCGCTAAGAGCCTACGCCGCCATGACCACCTCCGCCCACACTGGAGCCGTGCGTGATGTAAGCCAGGTTGAGCGTAAGGGGTAA
- a CDS encoding MGMT family protein, with amino-acid sequence MSAIATAIRLVVTRIPYGKVATYGQIARLAGYPNHSRFVGRCLHDKNTPVPWQRVINGQGKVSPRGLDGNDDEQRFLLQCEGVEFGEGGRIDLKVYLWDGE; translated from the coding sequence ATGAGCGCCATCGCAACCGCCATCCGCCTAGTCGTTACCCGCATCCCCTACGGCAAAGTCGCTACCTACGGCCAGATCGCTAGGCTCGCTGGCTACCCCAACCACTCCCGATTCGTCGGCCGCTGTCTGCATGATAAAAACACACCCGTGCCATGGCAGCGTGTGATCAATGGCCAAGGCAAAGTCAGCCCACGTGGGCTAGATGGCAATGATGATGAGCAGCGTTTTTTATTACAGTGCGAAGGCGTGGAGTTTGGAGAGGGGGGGAGAATTGATTTAAAGGTTTATTTGTGGGATGGGGAATGA
- a CDS encoding Ig-like domain-containing protein: protein MERINFNGKSARKVAGGLLLLATIMLTACNGSSGDGAGSAGTGQGGTNASGPVSISVGLSPNSSVSLGAQTTATATLLDSKKQPIADALVTFSTDSKQATMVPSSGKVLTNASGQAVISLTAASVDANGAGSLQVDAAGASGGSPFTVTGIANYTIGSTSISLEPITLGQTTIDAYATTAVKVKVLINGVAATTPQTVTFTSGCATSGKAKLDGTALTIAGEASATYTDDGCTGSDTITASLNIGNTAPRSATLNFNPRKSSSLKFVSTTPTDGVITLKGFGSAARQETAQVVFQLVDANNNGIQGKAIDFSLDVGVGGVSLQSASSITDSTGKATAIVLAGNQPTPVRVMAKSDGLSSQSNGLSISTGFPDMDSLSLSVDRRNINGWRYDGATATLTMRLADHFNNPIPDGTVVNFITDGGRIGSNNTGQCQTKDSQCSIVLNSQKPRPLNGRVHIVAYAIGEESFVDKNNNIIADQDAELVDINDFSSDIGEAFIDVNENGKFDLGIDQLVDFNSNSKYDGPDGKFNGSLCLSSWSKCSSTKTLHVFAQDIFIFSSDKPLLDTIQVAPALPVTGLRKIVLQCDQAQQEILWIRESNAQNAMPTGTVISYNTVDAGSIGTKPTTIPSSTQDVKLQTGGITIFSPTITAKKCKDMKEEAVSRGSWGVSVAVPDHGGGTALTTDFTTSFCVYRTDKTAADCN from the coding sequence GTGGAACGAATCAACTTCAACGGCAAATCGGCGCGAAAAGTCGCCGGCGGATTGCTGCTATTGGCAACGATTATGTTGACAGCGTGTAATGGATCTTCTGGGGATGGAGCTGGATCCGCAGGTACGGGGCAAGGCGGCACAAATGCCAGCGGGCCGGTTTCTATCTCGGTTGGTCTTAGCCCAAATTCTTCTGTCAGCTTGGGCGCACAAACAACGGCAACTGCCACCTTACTTGATTCTAAAAAACAACCTATTGCGGACGCCTTAGTCACATTCTCCACCGATAGTAAGCAAGCCACCATGGTCCCCTCGTCGGGAAAAGTGCTGACCAATGCCAGTGGTCAGGCGGTTATTTCACTAACTGCAGCTTCAGTCGATGCCAATGGTGCAGGCAGCTTACAGGTTGATGCAGCTGGAGCATCAGGTGGCAGCCCCTTTACTGTAACGGGCATCGCCAACTACACCATTGGTAGCACCAGCATTTCACTAGAGCCAATTACTCTAGGGCAAACAACCATTGATGCTTACGCCACGACAGCGGTCAAAGTAAAAGTACTCATCAATGGCGTTGCAGCCACAACACCGCAAACGGTCACCTTCACGTCAGGTTGCGCCACATCAGGCAAAGCAAAACTAGATGGAACTGCTTTAACCATCGCGGGCGAAGCTTCTGCTACCTACACAGATGACGGTTGCACTGGCTCAGACACCATTACAGCCAGCTTAAATATTGGTAATACGGCCCCTCGCTCAGCAACATTAAATTTCAATCCACGCAAATCGAGCTCCTTAAAATTTGTATCCACCACGCCAACAGATGGCGTGATCACATTAAAAGGTTTTGGTTCTGCGGCTAGACAAGAAACGGCTCAAGTTGTTTTCCAATTAGTTGACGCGAATAACAATGGTATTCAAGGCAAAGCCATTGATTTCTCTCTCGATGTAGGGGTAGGTGGTGTTAGCTTGCAAAGCGCGAGCAGTATTACCGATAGCACAGGTAAAGCAACAGCTATTGTTTTAGCGGGTAATCAACCGACACCTGTGCGGGTAATGGCGAAATCAGATGGATTAAGCTCGCAATCTAATGGCTTATCTATTTCTACTGGCTTTCCTGATATGGATAGCTTGTCGCTCTCTGTCGATCGCCGCAATATCAATGGCTGGAGATACGATGGTGCCACTGCAACCCTCACAATGCGATTAGCCGATCACTTTAATAACCCCATTCCAGATGGCACGGTCGTCAACTTTATTACCGATGGTGGGCGTATTGGTAGCAACAATACGGGGCAGTGCCAAACCAAAGACAGCCAATGTAGCATTGTTCTAAACTCACAAAAACCACGTCCTCTTAATGGCCGCGTGCATATTGTGGCTTATGCAATTGGCGAAGAAAGCTTCGTGGATAAAAACAATAATATTATTGCGGATCAAGATGCTGAGTTAGTCGATATTAATGATTTTTCGAGTGATATTGGCGAAGCCTTTATTGATGTGAATGAAAATGGAAAATTTGATCTAGGAATTGATCAACTTGTCGATTTTAATAGCAATAGTAAATACGATGGGCCAGATGGTAAATTTAATGGCTCATTATGTTTAAGCTCTTGGAGTAAATGCTCAAGCACCAAGACTTTGCATGTATTTGCTCAAGATATCTTTATTTTCTCTAGCGATAAGCCACTGCTAGATACCATTCAAGTAGCACCAGCACTTCCTGTGACAGGTCTTCGTAAGATCGTCTTACAATGCGATCAGGCTCAACAAGAAATATTGTGGATACGTGAGTCTAATGCTCAAAATGCAATGCCAACGGGCACAGTCATTAGTTACAACACGGTGGATGCAGGAAGCATAGGGACTAAACCCACAACCATTCCTAGCTCCACTCAAGATGTCAAACTCCAAACAGGTGGAATCACCATATTTAGCCCAACTATTACGGCAAAAAAATGTAAAGATATGAAAGAAGAGGCTGTATCTCGAGGATCATGGGGAGTAAGCGTTGCTGTTCCTGACCATGGTGGTGGAACAGCATTAACAACAGACTTCACCACAAGTTTCTGCGTGTACAGAACCGATAAAACAGCAGCTGACTGCAATTAA
- a CDS encoding pilus assembly protein: protein MKIIALSILSISLNSWAAQTVDKPLSTLSAGDIKPNVMFIIDDSGSMAWSHMPDDVVNWRTKVGYHNALCNGVYYNPEINYLAPKNANGTDMPNASFNAAWDDGFSRGSTQTYDLARNFFAYNSTTGGSNGPRERAFYWQFTKVGVPSASQCEKQLNNAGSDWRKEQIPLDSSAQSIAARQNFANWFSYYRTRMLMMKSSAGAAFSSIGDRFRVGFSSINNLTANRYDNTRYLNIDNYATPQKAAWYSMLYATNPGGGTPLKTALKAVGEIYSGQRPAATVTDPMQYSCQQNFTILTTDGYWNTSNNAGIGNQDNTNDIPYPMRDTNSGETLADVAMYYFKRDLRSNMANNTPGVEAFANGAAGRQLMRTYTLGMGMDGQLKRSDYEPLTNQQVPWPRVPGDTLTTIDDLWHAAVNGGGEYFSAKDPNAVAAGISKALSAIEAKTASVGAADVSSSFMSEGDNSIYSSSFKTISWTGEVQARTINLETGALEAVTWLANTKLGVLGHANRKIYTCTLGACTRLTDFKDSNPDLISAMAVGVNALKTSNGTLNSAQLNQNTASALINYLRGDTSKEIKPDAQDQNSLYRVRTGILGSVIHGGVSHVKKPNKAYSDAGYAEFVRSNADRKAMVYAPANDGMLHAFDAVTGEEKWAFVPPTVAPRLWKLAERAYANDFKYFVDGAPTITDIKVGNAWKTILIGGLRGGGGEYYALDITNPTTPVLLWTFSDPLLGQTYGFPVVGKVGNTWKVLLSSGYDNTDNKGHIFLLDAATGRPDKTFTSSCSNNTGLCGLSKIGVLFENRNVDDTILMAYAGDLAGNLWRFNPEDGSSALVAQTGTTLAPQAITTAPMVKATAYKNSRNETMHYVTFGTGRYLNQADIANGDTHTFYGLLVDPSASVIDPAFTALRSSTALNELQFEKIGDDIVLTRQGNSQALDTPAALLACNNRTRGWRANMFINKERLPNDPLPRGEKARFVTSVPDGAVCEAGGFSREYLLPLEISSNWMCSNPTQDQSIKTGNDTNGTMLDDPKQIPSIITEDIDGNDVDPGGNTNPGHALLRPDLRGRRSAWTEIVN from the coding sequence ATGAAAATTATTGCACTCAGTATTCTAAGCATCAGCCTTAATAGCTGGGCAGCCCAAACGGTAGACAAACCGCTCTCTACGCTGAGCGCGGGAGATATCAAACCCAACGTTATGTTTATCATCGATGATTCAGGCTCGATGGCTTGGAGCCATATGCCAGATGATGTTGTCAATTGGCGAACTAAGGTGGGCTACCACAACGCCCTGTGTAATGGCGTGTATTACAATCCCGAAATCAACTACCTAGCCCCTAAAAATGCCAATGGCACGGATATGCCGAATGCTAGCTTTAATGCGGCTTGGGATGATGGATTTAGCCGCGGCAGCACCCAAACCTACGATCTGGCAAGGAATTTCTTTGCCTACAACTCAACAACTGGTGGCAGTAACGGCCCCAGAGAGCGCGCATTTTATTGGCAATTTACAAAAGTGGGAGTTCCATCGGCCAGCCAATGCGAAAAACAATTAAACAACGCAGGCTCTGATTGGAGAAAAGAGCAAATTCCACTCGACAGTAGCGCTCAATCTATCGCAGCACGACAAAATTTTGCCAACTGGTTTAGCTATTACCGCACCCGCATGCTGATGATGAAATCCAGTGCAGGGGCGGCATTTTCCAGCATTGGTGACCGCTTTCGCGTGGGGTTTTCCTCCATCAATAACCTCACCGCAAACAGATACGATAACACGCGTTATCTAAATATTGATAACTATGCCACCCCACAAAAAGCGGCTTGGTATTCCATGCTCTATGCTACCAATCCAGGCGGTGGCACACCGCTAAAAACCGCACTCAAAGCCGTAGGAGAAATTTATTCCGGGCAACGCCCAGCAGCGACTGTAACAGACCCCATGCAATATAGTTGCCAACAAAATTTCACTATTCTCACTACTGATGGATACTGGAACACCAGCAACAATGCCGGTATTGGCAACCAAGATAACACCAACGACATCCCCTATCCAATGAGGGATACAAACAGCGGAGAAACACTGGCAGACGTGGCCATGTATTACTTTAAAAGGGACCTCCGCTCCAACATGGCCAATAACACACCAGGGGTAGAAGCGTTTGCTAATGGCGCAGCAGGGCGTCAGCTCATGCGCACCTACACGCTGGGTATGGGTATGGATGGGCAGCTTAAAAGAAGCGACTACGAGCCACTTACTAATCAACAAGTGCCCTGGCCACGCGTGCCTGGGGATACCCTTACCACCATCGATGACTTATGGCATGCAGCAGTGAATGGTGGTGGGGAGTATTTCAGTGCTAAAGATCCCAATGCTGTAGCGGCAGGGATCTCTAAGGCGCTCAGTGCTATTGAGGCTAAAACAGCCTCTGTAGGGGCTGCCGATGTGTCCAGCTCTTTTATGAGCGAAGGGGATAACTCTATTTACTCCAGCTCGTTTAAAACCATTAGCTGGACAGGAGAAGTACAGGCACGCACCATCAACCTAGAAACCGGCGCATTAGAAGCCGTTACCTGGTTGGCAAATACAAAATTAGGGGTGTTGGGCCATGCTAACCGGAAGATTTATACCTGCACGCTTGGAGCCTGCACCAGGCTTACGGATTTCAAAGACAGCAACCCTGACCTTATCAGCGCCATGGCCGTGGGTGTTAACGCGCTAAAAACCAGCAATGGCACACTTAACTCTGCGCAACTTAACCAAAATACTGCCAGTGCTCTGATTAATTATTTACGCGGCGATACAAGCAAGGAGATCAAGCCTGATGCACAAGATCAAAACTCATTATACCGTGTGCGTACAGGCATTTTAGGCTCTGTCATTCATGGTGGTGTCAGCCATGTAAAAAAACCAAACAAAGCTTATAGCGATGCAGGCTATGCCGAATTTGTGCGTAGCAATGCAGATAGAAAGGCCATGGTTTACGCCCCTGCCAATGATGGGATGTTGCATGCCTTTGATGCCGTAACAGGTGAAGAAAAATGGGCTTTTGTTCCACCGACAGTGGCACCTCGCCTATGGAAGCTGGCAGAACGTGCGTATGCCAATGATTTCAAATACTTTGTGGATGGTGCACCCACCATTACTGACATTAAAGTCGGCAATGCCTGGAAAACCATCCTAATTGGCGGTTTGCGTGGTGGTGGCGGTGAATACTATGCACTTGATATTACCAACCCAACCACTCCAGTCCTTTTATGGACCTTTAGTGACCCACTTCTAGGACAAACCTATGGTTTTCCTGTTGTAGGGAAAGTAGGCAACACCTGGAAAGTATTACTCAGCAGCGGCTACGATAATACAGATAATAAAGGCCATATTTTTTTACTCGATGCCGCAACCGGCAGGCCAGATAAAACCTTTACCAGCAGCTGCAGCAACAATACCGGCCTGTGTGGTTTATCTAAAATTGGCGTTTTGTTTGAAAACAGAAACGTAGATGACACCATCTTAATGGCCTATGCCGGCGATTTAGCGGGCAATTTATGGCGCTTTAATCCCGAAGATGGCAGCAGTGCCTTAGTAGCACAAACAGGGACAACTCTGGCACCACAAGCCATCACCACAGCCCCTATGGTTAAAGCCACGGCATACAAAAATTCCCGTAACGAGACCATGCACTATGTGACCTTTGGCACTGGGCGTTATTTAAATCAGGCCGATATTGCCAACGGCGATACCCATACTTTTTATGGCTTATTAGTTGATCCAAGCGCCAGCGTTATAGATCCTGCTTTTACCGCCTTACGCAGCTCAACGGCACTAAACGAGCTGCAATTTGAAAAAATCGGAGACGACATCGTATTAACTCGCCAAGGCAACAGCCAAGCGCTCGATACCCCTGCAGCACTACTGGCATGCAACAACAGAACCAGGGGCTGGCGCGCCAATATGTTCATCAACAAAGAACGCCTGCCTAATGACCCCCTACCACGGGGAGAAAAAGCACGATTCGTTACCTCTGTGCCGGATGGAGCTGTATGTGAAGCGGGTGGTTTCAGCAGAGAGTATTTATTACCCCTAGAAATCAGCAGCAATTGGATGTGCTCCAATCCAACACAGGATCAGTCTATCAAAACAGGCAATGATACAAATGGAACTATGCTTGATGATCCGAAGCAAATTCCGAGCATAATCACGGAAGACATCGACGGCAACGACGTCGACCCAGGTGGCAACACAAACCCAGGACATGCTCTTCTCAGGCCTGATTTAAGAGGCCGCCGCTCTGCTTGGACAGAGATTGTGAACTAA
- a CDS encoding pilus assembly PilX family protein, producing the protein MPSQALKNRQKGLVLLISLIVLVVMTLAAIALVRSMSGSNQIANNLALRQGTTAAADVALEKARFWLVAQSLNAPGVLNSASNANGYSPINTPNPIAGNAWAAGINWVWANPNVGNAPLPSTTINKPFNANGYAAAYFIQRSCATAGKKTPNRSGCDLQKMSPNEPESNSEYQMIYKITVRIEGPKNTVTFYQATLF; encoded by the coding sequence ATGCCATCTCAAGCTCTAAAAAACAGGCAAAAAGGGCTGGTGCTGCTGATTTCACTGATCGTACTGGTAGTCATGACATTAGCAGCCATTGCCCTTGTCCGATCAATGAGTGGCAGCAATCAGATAGCAAATAATCTGGCACTACGCCAAGGCACAACCGCAGCGGCTGATGTGGCGCTAGAAAAAGCGCGCTTCTGGCTGGTAGCCCAATCCTTGAATGCCCCTGGGGTGCTAAATAGTGCATCCAACGCCAATGGCTACAGCCCGATCAATACCCCAAACCCCATTGCCGGCAATGCATGGGCAGCCGGTATCAATTGGGTTTGGGCTAATCCCAATGTAGGAAACGCTCCCTTGCCGTCAACAACAATAAATAAGCCGTTCAATGCCAACGGATATGCAGCAGCCTATTTTATTCAGCGCAGCTGTGCCACCGCAGGGAAAAAAACCCCAAACCGAAGCGGTTGCGACCTGCAAAAAATGTCGCCTAATGAGCCTGAAAGTAATTCCGAATATCAAATGATTTACAAAATAACCGTGCGAATTGAAGGCCCCAAAAACACAGTCACTTTTTATCAGGCCACGTTGTTCTAA